The proteins below come from a single Bacteroidales bacterium WCE2004 genomic window:
- a CDS encoding Nitroreductase, which produces MKTRFAFIAGIAAAVMLLPGCTPRFSFSRHVTVTQGIDDLFASRRSVRSYDATKSISEEEVRTLLAASQQAPSWANRQPSRYYVAISPEKLAAVRECVGERNAQNVAGAPVLIVSTFVKGQSGFGRGVATNEIGDGWGAYDNGLANAYLILKARDMGFDTLIMGYRDSDRLRSILAIPDSEEVLAVIALGYRAQEPGTPNHLALDEIVKFY; this is translated from the coding sequence ATGAAAACCCGTTTCGCATTTATTGCAGGCATCGCCGCAGCGGTGATGCTCCTGCCTGGATGTACGCCCAGATTCTCTTTCTCGAGGCACGTCACCGTCACTCAGGGCATCGACGACCTCTTCGCCTCGCGCCGCAGCGTCCGCAGCTACGACGCCACCAAGAGCATTTCCGAGGAGGAAGTGCGCACCCTGCTCGCCGCCTCGCAGCAGGCGCCGTCCTGGGCCAACCGCCAGCCTTCGCGCTACTACGTGGCCATCAGCCCGGAGAAGCTCGCCGCCGTGCGCGAATGCGTCGGTGAGCGCAACGCGCAGAACGTGGCCGGCGCGCCCGTCCTGATCGTCTCCACCTTCGTCAAGGGCCAGTCCGGCTTCGGCCGCGGCGTCGCCACCAACGAGATCGGCGACGGCTGGGGCGCCTATGACAACGGCCTTGCCAACGCCTACCTCATCCTGAAGGCGCGCGACATGGGTTTTGACACGCTGATCATGGGCTATCGCGACAGCGACAGGCTCCGCTCCATCCTGGCGATTCCCGACAGCGAGGAGGTCCTCGCCGTCATCGCGCTGGGCTACCGCGCCCAGGAGCCCGGCACGCCCAACCACCTCGCCCTCGACGAGATCGTCAAGTTCTACTAG
- a CDS encoding 4Fe-4S dicluster domain-containing protein encodes MDFGFKLSPSSAVNLDTVDRARYDRLVQLEPDALTCIGCGSCSATCTAAPWSGMSVRKVILGLQRGRDDEVERMLSRCMLCGKCTMVCPRGINTRHLILTLCRLDRKGEVVR; translated from the coding sequence ATGGATTTCGGTTTCAAGCTCTCCCCCAGCTCGGCGGTCAACCTCGACACGGTGGACCGCGCGCGCTATGACCGGCTGGTGCAGCTGGAGCCCGATGCGCTCACGTGCATCGGCTGCGGCAGCTGCAGCGCCACCTGCACGGCGGCGCCCTGGTCCGGGATGAGCGTGCGCAAGGTAATCCTGGGCCTGCAGCGGGGCCGGGACGACGAAGTGGAACGGATGCTGTCCCGCTGCATGCTCTGCGGCAAGTGTACGATGGTGTGTCCGCGCGGGATCAACACGCGGCACCTCATCCTGACGCTCTGCCGCCTCGACCGCAAGGGGGAGGTCGTGCGATGA
- a CDS encoding heterodisulfide reductase subunit B produces the protein MIYQGKQKIWADYQKEIPDDHWFYVRSCIRQNFFPASEKYFLKICRDLLGRDIYESEHHTTCAGIAYHCDTIPQETAMTVVARQFALMTEAGYDNLVTSCITSFGNYTEILETWRQFPELEAKIREHLWKACRREFKTPKYVAHASDLMYRLRGEIAERARFHLVDRATGEPLRVVEHIGCHYSKMFPHKGVGGAEYPCVLSGMAESWGGRVIDYPERRHCCGFGFRQYFVKANRGYSLSNTHKKFESMEPFHPDMIITNCPGCPYFLDRWQYVISEMEGKTYGRNGYGIPVFTYEELAGLVLGVDPWDLGLQIHQVAVEPLLDKMGVPYDPARKYLGMDEKKIMTPGLPTSLKCC, from the coding sequence ATGATTTATCAAGGCAAGCAGAAGATCTGGGCGGACTACCAGAAAGAGATTCCGGACGACCATTGGTTCTATGTCCGGAGCTGCATCCGGCAGAATTTCTTCCCGGCTTCCGAGAAATATTTCCTGAAGATCTGCCGCGACCTGCTCGGACGCGACATCTACGAGTCCGAGCACCATACCACCTGCGCGGGCATCGCCTACCACTGCGACACCATCCCGCAGGAGACGGCGATGACCGTCGTGGCGCGCCAGTTCGCGCTGATGACCGAGGCGGGCTACGACAACCTCGTGACCTCCTGCATCACCTCGTTCGGCAACTACACCGAGATCCTGGAGACCTGGCGGCAGTTCCCCGAGCTGGAGGCGAAGATCCGCGAGCACCTCTGGAAGGCCTGCCGCCGCGAATTCAAGACCCCCAAATATGTGGCACACGCCAGCGACCTGATGTACAGGCTGCGCGGCGAGATCGCCGAGCGCGCCCGCTTCCACCTGGTGGACCGCGCGACGGGCGAGCCGCTCCGCGTGGTGGAGCACATCGGCTGCCACTATTCCAAGATGTTCCCCCACAAGGGCGTGGGCGGCGCCGAATACCCCTGCGTACTCAGCGGCATGGCCGAGTCCTGGGGCGGCCGGGTAATCGACTACCCGGAGCGCCGGCACTGCTGCGGCTTCGGCTTCCGGCAGTATTTCGTCAAGGCCAACCGCGGCTATTCCCTCTCCAATACGCACAAGAAATTCGAGTCCATGGAGCCTTTCCATCCCGATATGATCATCACCAACTGCCCGGGCTGCCCGTATTTCCTGGACCGCTGGCAGTATGTCATCTCCGAGATGGAGGGCAAGACCTACGGCCGGAACGGTTACGGCATCCCGGTCTTCACTTACGAAGAGCTCGCCGGGCTGGTGCTGGGCGTGGATCCGTGGGACCTTGGCCTGCAGATACACCAGGTGGCCGTGGAGCCGCTCCTGGACAAGATGGGCGTCCCCTACGACCCCGCCCGCAAGTACCTCGGGATGGACGAGAAGAAGATTATGACCCCGGGACTCCCCACGTCCCTCAAATGTTGTTAG
- a CDS encoding Cytidylate kinase, with the protein MDTRGDFVITISRELGSGGRTVGRKLAEKLGVRYSDKELIHSLMRKFNLTASGIEKLKGEKKNWLAEVIHLVAPVPKMGMFVDRDPMHVQEFRPDLTPDDVFRAESQILRDIAGQGPCVIAGRSGFFVLEDGPNKVDVFITAPRERRIARVMRKQELSREEAERVIDKVDRTRDNYVRRFTGKSRYDARNYDLVINMDGISEDEAVEVILAYIRANGK; encoded by the coding sequence ATGGATACCAGAGGAGATTTCGTCATTACGATCAGCCGGGAGCTGGGCTCCGGCGGCCGTACCGTGGGGCGCAAGCTCGCGGAGAAGCTGGGCGTCCGCTACAGCGACAAAGAACTGATCCATTCCCTGATGCGCAAATTCAACCTGACGGCTTCCGGCATCGAGAAGCTGAAGGGGGAGAAGAAGAACTGGCTCGCCGAGGTCATCCACCTGGTGGCGCCCGTGCCCAAGATGGGGATGTTCGTCGACCGGGATCCCATGCACGTGCAGGAGTTCCGTCCGGACCTCACGCCGGACGACGTTTTCCGGGCCGAGTCGCAGATCCTGCGCGACATCGCGGGACAGGGCCCGTGCGTGATCGCCGGCCGTTCAGGTTTCTTCGTCCTGGAGGACGGCCCCAACAAGGTCGACGTATTCATCACGGCGCCCCGCGAGCGCCGCATCGCGCGGGTCATGCGCAAGCAGGAGCTGTCGCGCGAGGAGGCCGAGCGTGTGATCGACAAGGTGGACCGGACCCGGGACAACTATGTCAGGCGCTTCACCGGCAAGAGCCGGTACGACGCCCGCAATTATGACCTGGTGATCAATATGGACGGAATAAGCGAGGATGAAGCCGTAGAGGTCATCCTCGCTTATATCCGTGCCAACGGCAAATAA
- a CDS encoding heterodisulfide reductase subunit A — protein sequence MVNRNPVIAVIGAGIAGLEAARLLAALGYTPVLIEKAPAVGGHVAEWNRLFPDMSPAADIIERLKKDTAGVRTMLNTQIASINRLKDGYNLVLSDGSTLFCEAVLFATGFRLFDAARKEEYGYGIYDRVITNRDLERWFNTRKDARVDHPKAVGFVHCVGSRDVKAGNTQCSKVCCITAIKQAIEMKEEFPDAEVYCFYMDLRLFGKKYEDFYIRAQRDCGIHFIRGRVSEVGEAIDGRVVVKAEDTLSGKPVKVTLDLLVLMAGIVCNPDAQHFAQQIGVSVDDDGFLKSRDNLAAVTESSRPGVFYAGACTGAKTVPETLAEARSAALSIHHYFNKRK from the coding sequence ATGGTCAACCGCAATCCCGTCATCGCCGTCATCGGCGCCGGCATCGCCGGTCTGGAAGCCGCCAGGCTGCTCGCCGCCCTCGGCTACACCCCGGTCCTGATCGAGAAGGCGCCCGCCGTGGGCGGCCACGTGGCCGAATGGAACCGGCTGTTCCCGGACATGAGTCCGGCCGCCGACATCATCGAACGGCTGAAGAAAGACACCGCTGGGGTGCGCACGATGCTGAACACGCAGATTGCCAGCATCAACCGGCTCAAGGACGGCTACAACCTGGTGCTCTCCGACGGCAGCACGCTGTTCTGCGAGGCCGTCCTCTTCGCCACGGGCTTCCGGCTTTTCGACGCCGCCCGCAAGGAAGAATACGGCTACGGCATCTATGACCGCGTCATCACCAACCGCGACCTGGAGAGATGGTTCAACACCCGCAAGGACGCGCGGGTGGACCACCCGAAGGCCGTGGGATTCGTGCACTGCGTGGGTTCGCGCGACGTCAAGGCCGGCAACACCCAGTGCTCCAAGGTCTGCTGCATCACGGCCATCAAGCAGGCCATCGAGATGAAGGAAGAATTCCCCGACGCGGAGGTCTATTGCTTCTATATGGACCTGCGCCTGTTCGGCAAGAAATACGAAGATTTCTATATCAGGGCCCAGCGCGACTGCGGCATCCATTTCATCCGCGGACGCGTGTCGGAGGTCGGCGAGGCCATCGACGGCCGCGTGGTGGTCAAGGCGGAGGACACCCTCAGCGGCAAGCCCGTCAAGGTCACCCTCGACCTGCTGGTCCTGATGGCCGGCATCGTCTGCAATCCCGACGCACAGCATTTCGCGCAGCAGATCGGCGTGAGCGTCGACGACGACGGCTTCCTGAAGAGCCGGGACAACCTCGCCGCCGTCACGGAATCTTCGCGGCCCGGCGTTTTCTACGCCGGCGCCTGCACCGGCGCCAAGACCGTCCCGGAGACGCTCGCCGAGGCGCGCAGCGCCGCCCTGTCCATCCACCACTATTTCAACAAGCGCAAGTAA
- a CDS encoding heterodisulfide reductase subunit C encodes MGRLFDELSKDYRFKEGLKTCINCGTCTAICPAAEFYKYDPRKVVDTVQRKDDGEIEALLRSETIWYCGECMSCVTRCPRGNGPGLVIMALRNLSARLGYFTDSEKGRQLWPLTKTLNNNILHTGYCIHPSTFDCDEYPEAGPITRWVMDNKEEVFGRLGANYEGKGPGVLRRIPQADLDELQAIFDETGGTERMEAVERASRDKAAELGMDFDEYTKYTFEHCSVGHFNNEE; translated from the coding sequence ATGGGACGACTGTTTGACGAACTCAGCAAGGACTACCGCTTCAAGGAGGGCCTCAAGACCTGCATCAACTGCGGGACCTGCACGGCCATCTGCCCTGCCGCGGAATTCTATAAATACGATCCCCGCAAGGTCGTGGACACGGTCCAGCGCAAGGACGACGGCGAGATCGAGGCGCTGCTCCGCAGCGAGACCATCTGGTACTGCGGCGAGTGCATGTCCTGCGTGACACGCTGCCCGCGCGGCAACGGCCCGGGCCTCGTGATCATGGCCCTGCGCAACCTCTCGGCCCGGCTGGGCTACTTCACGGACTCCGAGAAGGGCCGCCAGCTCTGGCCGCTCACCAAGACCCTCAACAACAACATCCTGCATACCGGCTACTGCATCCACCCGAGCACCTTCGACTGCGACGAATACCCCGAGGCCGGTCCGATCACCCGCTGGGTGATGGACAACAAAGAGGAGGTCTTCGGCCGTCTCGGCGCCAACTACGAAGGCAAGGGCCCGGGCGTGCTGCGCCGCATCCCGCAGGCCGACCTCGACGAGCTGCAGGCCATCTTCGACGAGACGGGGGGCACGGAGCGGATGGAGGCCGTGGAGCGCGCTTCGCGCGACAAGGCCGCGGAGCTGGGGATGGACTTTGACGAATACACGAAATACACCTTCGAGCATTGCTCCGTCGGGCATTTCAACAACGAAGAATAG
- a CDS encoding Fe-S oxidoreductase: MRERFADAFHPFVIPFLIGMLFVLSYCFIAMVRVIAQLPKADRKRFLLSLVTPKYIWMNVRDIFLNCLLHVKLWKRNRVLGYMHSSIAFGWFMIILLGHLEVMLFLPHRIHFFYYPIFFNYFVAETETTLEGALLMFLMDFFLLMVLSGIVIAVIKRFASRIVGMRRTTRLSLLDRVGLYSLWAIFPLRLLAESFTAHISGGSFLTIPMNWIFRQFLGNDLHALPTWWAYSIVLCIFMCVLPFTRYMHIPAEMLLIPMRNAGIRIRHPRKGFALLEVYSCPGCGVCIDACPMSVRKVNCKDATVYLNRQLRRGNERRIEEISDKCLLCGKCTAVCQVGVQGPELRIAQRERRKYAVAPSYAGIDVEPMAAAVAGKGGVLYFAGCMTRLTPAIRRATTSLLDKAGVRWTLMDEDEGLCCGRPLIMAGRPEQARELIDKNVAIIRASGCDTLLLSCPICYRVFKEEYPLEGIRVVHHSVYFQELIAAGKLRVQRNGAEKLVWHDPCELGRGCGIYDEPRAALAAAGELVEAGKSRAESICCGGSLGSITLGFDQRRAMTQNALANLTVADPAQIVTGCPLCLATFGRFADRPVRDIAEVLDSRC, encoded by the coding sequence ATGAGAGAACGTTTCGCGGACGCGTTCCACCCTTTCGTCATTCCGTTCCTCATCGGAATGCTGTTCGTGCTTTCCTATTGCTTCATCGCGATGGTGCGCGTCATCGCGCAGCTGCCGAAGGCGGACCGCAAACGTTTCCTGCTATCGCTCGTCACCCCGAAGTACATCTGGATGAATGTCCGGGACATCTTCCTCAACTGCCTGCTGCACGTCAAGCTCTGGAAGCGCAACAGGGTTCTGGGCTACATGCATTCCAGCATCGCTTTCGGCTGGTTCATGATCATCCTGCTGGGGCACCTGGAGGTGATGCTCTTCCTGCCGCACCGCATCCATTTCTTCTACTATCCGATCTTCTTCAACTATTTCGTGGCGGAGACCGAGACCACGCTGGAGGGGGCCCTGCTGATGTTCCTGATGGATTTCTTCCTGCTGATGGTGCTCAGCGGCATCGTGATCGCCGTCATCAAGCGTTTCGCTTCGCGCATCGTGGGCATGCGGCGCACCACGCGCCTGAGCCTGCTCGACCGGGTGGGACTCTATTCGCTGTGGGCCATCTTCCCGCTGCGTCTGCTGGCCGAGAGCTTCACGGCGCACATCAGCGGCGGCAGTTTCCTCACGATCCCGATGAACTGGATCTTCCGGCAGTTTCTGGGCAACGACCTCCACGCCCTGCCCACGTGGTGGGCGTATTCGATTGTCCTGTGCATCTTCATGTGCGTACTGCCGTTCACCCGCTATATGCACATCCCTGCGGAGATGCTGCTGATCCCGATGCGCAACGCCGGGATCCGCATCCGCCATCCGCGCAAGGGATTCGCGCTGCTGGAGGTGTATTCCTGCCCGGGCTGCGGCGTCTGCATCGACGCCTGCCCGATGAGCGTCCGCAAGGTCAACTGCAAGGATGCCACGGTCTACCTCAACCGCCAGCTGCGCCGCGGCAACGAGCGGCGCATCGAGGAGATCTCCGACAAATGCCTGCTCTGCGGCAAATGCACGGCCGTCTGCCAGGTGGGCGTGCAGGGGCCGGAGCTGCGCATTGCGCAGCGGGAGCGGCGCAAATACGCGGTCGCGCCCTCCTACGCCGGCATCGACGTGGAGCCGATGGCTGCGGCCGTCGCCGGCAAGGGCGGCGTGCTCTATTTCGCCGGGTGCATGACCCGGCTCACGCCCGCCATCAGGCGCGCGACAACGTCCCTGCTGGACAAGGCCGGGGTACGCTGGACGCTGATGGACGAGGACGAAGGACTGTGCTGCGGCCGGCCGCTCATCATGGCGGGCCGCCCGGAGCAGGCGCGCGAGCTGATCGACAAGAATGTCGCGATCATCCGCGCGAGCGGCTGCGACACGCTGCTGCTTTCCTGCCCGATCTGCTACCGCGTCTTCAAGGAAGAATACCCGCTGGAGGGCATCCGGGTGGTGCACCACAGCGTCTATTTCCAGGAACTGATCGCCGCAGGCAAGCTGCGGGTGCAGCGGAACGGAGCGGAGAAGCTCGTCTGGCACGACCCGTGCGAACTGGGCCGCGGCTGCGGCATCTATGACGAGCCGCGTGCCGCCCTCGCCGCCGCCGGCGAACTGGTCGAGGCGGGCAAGAGCCGCGCCGAGAGCATCTGCTGCGGCGGCTCGCTCGGCAGCATCACGCTGGGCTTCGACCAGCGCCGCGCCATGACGCAGAACGCCCTGGCCAACCTCACGGTCGCGGATCCCGCGCAGATCGTCACCGGCTGTCCGCTCTGTCTCGCCACCTTCGGCCGCTTCGCCGACCGTCCCGTCCGCGACATCGCCGAAGTCCTGGACTCCCGCTGCTAG